A DNA window from Anastrepha ludens isolate Willacy chromosome 6, idAnaLude1.1, whole genome shotgun sequence contains the following coding sequences:
- the LOC128868509 gene encoding protein glass-like has protein sequence MGSGSHLRRNLRVKTSPPSSPVCTPVIKYEPAPSADDNESDLAGVASLGMGSQTGTISVGIASDNSAILASEGADDDQPCDLRLSSFRMNLVSMALQQAAAAVISGGSVTSPAGMQQAALQSIAATPSTHLSSLINFPHSHTPTHPQLPTQTSAQPRSITPTRRYSTSTTTGATAVGVGTVVVPSNRVASPLSGNMNTGSLATTSSSSATSGPSTSAAAAAAAAAANSALMPGGSGSDEILASSGVGVISNSGSAIGSSHIASVTTGSGGTFGGAYTCERCGNSYARPHSLNRHMRFECGVEPKFECPICHKKSKHKHNLVLHMRTHQHR, from the coding sequence ATGGGCAGCGGCTCACATCTTCGTCGTAACTTGCGTGTGAAAACCAGTCCCCCGAGTAGTCCTGTTTGCACTCCAGTTATAAAGTACGAACCGGCGCCATCTGCCGATGACAACGAGAGCGACTTGGCTGGCGTGGCTAGTCTTGGAATGGGGTCACAGACAGGTACGATTTCAGTTGGTATTGCCAGCGACAACAGCGCTATTTTAGCAAGCGAAGGTGCAGATGATGACCAACCGTGTGATCTTCGCTTGAGTTCTTTTCGGATGAATCTTGTCTCAATGGCGCTGCAACAGGCGGCAGCAGCTGTAATTAGTGGAGGTTCTGTTACGAGCCCTGCGGGAATGCAACAGGCTGCGCTACAGTCGATAGCTGCCACGCCTTCAACTCACCTTTCGTCCTTGATTAACTTTCCTCATtcgcacacacccacacatcCACAGTTACCAACGCAAACATCAGCGCAACCGCGCTCAATTACTCCAACTCGTCGTTACAGCACCAGCACAACTACAGGCGCCACTGCAGTTGGGGTTGGAACCGTAGTAGTGCCTTCAAATAGAGTCGCATCACCACTTAGTGGAAATATGAACACGGGGTCACTTGCGACTACATCTAGTTCTTCTGCTACCTCAGGACCATCTACCTCGGCGGCAGCGGCAGCAGCTGCAGCGGCGGCGAACTCTGCACTTATGCCAGGTGGCAGTGGTAGCGACGAAATTTTAGCAAGCAGTGGGGTTGGGGTGATTAGCAATAGTGGAAGTGCCATTGGCAGTAGTCATATTGCTTCCGTTACAACTGGATCAGGTGGTACTTTTGGCGGCGCTTATACGTGTGAACGCTGTGGCAATTCTTATGCTCGCCCGCATAGCTTAAATCGGCATATGCGTTTCGAATGTGGTGTTGAGCCGAAATTTGAGTGCCCGATTTGCCACAAGAAGtccaaacacaaacacaatcTCGTATTGCATATGCGCACACACCAACATCGATGA